The genomic interval ATGTCAGGCCAAAcccatgcctttaaaaaaaaaaaaaaaaaaaaacccaaaaaaccctgcagcatatggaagttcccaggctaggggtccaactggagctgcagctaccagccgtccccacagccacagcaatgctggatccttcacccactgagcgaggcctgggattgaacccccctcctcatggatactagttgggttcgttatggctgagccacagtgggaactcccaaaccctaGCCATCCTTTAAGGTGACACCGCTAATTCAAGAGACACAAGGAGTACTCCTGAGGACACCGCAGCCCCTCGAAGTGCTAGGCAGCACCATTTCTTACAATCCTAGGcgtcccccctcccctggcctgcGCACACTTTTCTGGCACCGCAGGTTTCACGCAGGCAGGCTGGGCAAACTCTCATGATCATGTGCTTCCGGGGGCGTTTTAGCACCATCTCCCAGGAGCGTGAGCTGTCGCTGGGAGGCGGATGTTTGGCCAGGAGGGTGGTTCCAAGCCCCAGTCCTACCTGCCACGTCCAGGTCGACGCGGTAATTCACCAGGTGCGTGTGCATGTTGCCGATCAAGTGTGTGTGCAGGCGTGTCCCATAGCGCAGGCCCTCAGGGGTGTAGAAGGTGGCGTGGACGTAGCCAGTGGCGTGCATCTTCGCCTCCATCACCCCGTTGGGGTAGAAGATGAAGTCCCAGATGTAGTCATAATTGTAGACCGTCGACGTTGTCCGCAGCACCAACACCTGGCCCTTGAGCCCCGCGTAGAAATTGAAGCCGCCGCTAAAATTGGAGTTGAAGTGCCGCCGGAGGGGCACCCCCGTGGGCATCTCGAAGAGACAGAGGGCCCGGGGGTAGAGGACGGGGCCGTCTGCGTCGTAGTGATGGAGGGCGTCTAGGAAGGTGGCTGTCTCTGGGCAGTCGATGTCAGGGGCCAGCTCATGCGTGACgctgcccaggccccagcccacgTCTATGTACTTGGTCTGCATGCCTGCAGGGGTGTGCCCTCCGTACAGCGCCACGGCCTCCTGCACGCTCACCTCGTAGGCTATGCGCTCACCTCCGAAGTGCACGTCCAGGATCTGCAGCCCGGAGGAGGAGCGCAGGCGAAAGGCGAAGCTCCAGCCCCCATACATCACCCTGTTGCCCTCCAGGCTGTAgcgggggccctggggctggaccACGTGGGGGCCGTGCATGGTGACGGCAAAGTCCCCACGTGGCTGGTAGAAAGAGAAGAGGGCTGGCTCTGGCAGGCTCTCTCCATCCTTGCCCTTGGCAAGGGGGTCCTCCAGGATCACCACATCCACCTCTCCATCGTTATACTTCTGTGCCAGCTCTTCGGGGCTGCGGTAGAATTTCCCGTTGTACCAGACCTGCTCCACCGTCCAGTCTTGGGCGTTCGTGCTTCCATGATCCACCAGGAGTTCCAGCCCCGTGGGGTGCAAGAAGTAGCCTGGCATTTGGCGCTGCAAGATGAACCAGGTGCGGCGCTGGCCAGAGGCCAAGCCGCGGGGCGCCACGTCGGTGAAGGTCAGGCACTGCTCGTGGCAGTCTCCGAAGGAGGAGCCCGTGGTGCGACGGAAAAACTGGCGCAGGGGTTGGGTGGCCTCCTGCAGCTTGTGGCTCAGGAGGGCATACTCTGCCTTAGAGATGGGCCTGGAGGCCCAGGAGACCTGGTGCCCCGGCCTCGGGGGCAGGTCTCGCATGTAACGGGGCGTTGGCAGCGGCCCCACCGCAAACTCGGTGACGTTGGGCTGCTCCTGGGCTCCGAAGAAGATGACGGCCCGAGCTTCCCGCACGGGACGCCTGTGGCCTTTATCCAGAAATTTCAGCACGTGCTGCTTCTTGGGGAGCAGCATCTCAATGAGGAATACGGAGTTCTTGGCCATGGTCAGTGTTCCCGACGGCTCCAGCTTCAGCTCCTTCTGGGACCAGAGGAAGCTGTGCACGGCCTTCAGCTCTTGAGCGCTCAGGTCCGCAAACACCCCGGCCTTGCCGCCTGGGGTCCGTGGGGAGCGCTCCGCTGCGGCCAACATCTGCAGCAGCAGGAGAGCAGCGCCGGCCCAGCCGAGGGCCAGGGTCCCCCGCCCCATGGCTCTGGAACGCAGCAGAGGAGAGGCACTTAATAGTTTTGTGGGAGGAAATGGGTTTCCACCAGGTCGAGTCTGGGACGAGACATCCCCAGGCTTGTGGTGTCTTGCAGACTCACTCCCTGGCTTGCCCCACTTAGCCCGAGGCAGCCCTCGGGGACAGTGGGGAGCCCACGCAGGTCCCAATGCCGCTTTGGGCAAGCTTtccatcaatattttttttttttttttttgctttttaggcccgtacctgtggcacacggaggttcccaggataaaggtcacatcagagctacagctgctggccgttGCAGAAgctgaacctcatctgtgacctacaccacagcgcacatcaacgccggatccttaacccactgagcaaggccagggattgaaccctggtcctcatggatactagtagggttcattactactgagtcataacgggaactctgcatCGATTTTAATtctgctctctcctccctggtctgtaaacctctttttaaatttatttttattaagatttttttttttttccagagttcctgttacGACCCAGTGGCAACGAATccaactgttatccatgaggacacgggtttgatccctggccttactcagtggcttaaaaatcaggtactgccatgagctgtgctgtaggctggcagctacagctccaatttgacccgcaGCCtgtggacttccatatgccttgggcacgccctaaaaagacagaaggaaaacgaaattttttttcttcttcttcttcttcttttttttttttttggctgcccctcaggaTATAGAgttctaaccctaaccctaactctgTTTATTTGGGccaac from Sus scrofa isolate TJ Tabasco breed Duroc chromosome 18, Sscrofa11.1, whole genome shotgun sequence carries:
- the AOC1 gene encoding amiloride-sensitive amine oxidase [copper-containing] yields the protein MGRGTLALGWAGAALLLLQMLAAAERSPRTPGGKAGVFADLSAQELKAVHSFLWSQKELKLEPSGTLTMAKNSVFLIEMLLPKKQHVLKFLDKGHRRPVREARAVIFFGAQEQPNVTEFAVGPLPTPRYMRDLPPRPGHQVSWASRPISKAEYALLSHKLQEATQPLRQFFRRTTGSSFGDCHEQCLTFTDVAPRGLASGQRRTWFILQRQMPGYFLHPTGLELLVDHGSTNAQDWTVEQVWYNGKFYRSPEELAQKYNDGEVDVVILEDPLAKGKDGESLPEPALFSFYQPRGDFAVTMHGPHVVQPQGPRYSLEGNRVMYGGWSFAFRLRSSSGLQILDVHFGGERIAYEVSVQEAVALYGGHTPAGMQTKYIDVGWGLGSVTHELAPDIDCPETATFLDALHHYDADGPVLYPRALCLFEMPTGVPLRRHFNSNFSGGFNFYAGLKGQVLVLRTTSTVYNYDYIWDFIFYPNGVMEAKMHATGYVHATFYTPEGLRYGTRLHTHLIGNMHTHLVNYRVDLDVAGTTNSFQTLQMELENITNPWSPRHRLVQPTLKQTRYSRERQAAFRFGQPLPKYLLITSPKENPWGHTRSYRLQLHSMADQVLPPGWQEERAVTWARYPLAVTRYRESELSSSSIYNQNDPWDPPVVFEEFLRNNENIEDEDLVAWVTVGFLHIPHSEDIPNTATPGNSVGFLLRPFNFFPEDPALASRDLVVVWPLENGSTYAQRWIPEEDQSCLKPPPFSYNGSYRPV